The stretch of DNA GTTTTTCAACTGCCTGAACCGCTGGGAGGGCAGTTCGACGGCCTCAAACGCAAAGTCCGTCGCAGAAATATCGATATCATCGATCTCGGCAAAATAGATATCCGTTTCCCGGAGAGTCTCAAGGGGCTCATTAAGGTAGACAACAGCCGTGTATGGGGCAATAAACTCGAACTGAACCGTTACGAGCAAGAACTTAAAAATCTTATCTCTGAATGGCTTAAAGAGGATTACCAGGTATCGTTCGATCCGGAGCGGGAGATGCTTTTGACGACCGGGAACACGCCGGGCCTGTTTACGGCTTTCATGAGCCTTCTGGGGCGGGGCGACAAGATCATGATACCTGAACCGGCTTTTTCGCTCTACCGCAGTTGTGCCCGTACATCCGGTGCGGAAGCAGAGACCTATTCGGTCAGTGAGATAACGAATTTCCTGCCTAACCTGGAGAAGATCAAAACCGCCTTCAGTCCCAAAAACAGGGTCAGAGCGCTGTTGATAAATTACCCTCACAATCCCACTGCGCGGGGAGTCGATTTGAAATTTTACAATCGCCTGTCAGAATTCGCCCTGAAAAACAACCTGATAATTTTCGCGGATTCGGTCTATTTGGTGCATGGGTCCGCGGGCTTCTCTCATCCGATGTATCTGCAGTCGACGAATGGTCTGGCGACCGGACTGGAATTCATCACTTTTTCATTCATCTTCAACCTGCCCGATTTTAAGATCGGTGTCGCCCTGGGTCACCGGGATTTCATCTCACCCCTGGCCAGGTTTAGATCCAGTTTCAACCTTGTGCCTTCGATGTTCGATATGGAAATTGCCATGCGTTTACTTAAGGAGCGCGGTCAGGTTTTCCAGACTTTCGCGGACCTTTACAGCAACAGGCGTGAACTGGTCTACGCAGAACTGGACAGGCTGGGCTGGGAATATCTGCCATCCGGTTATGCTCCTTTCGTCTGGATTAAGCTTCCTCATCGCCGGCGGGTTTCGATGACGTTCTGCCGGATGCTTTTGAAGCGGACCGGCGTGGTACTTCTGCCGGGAACTTTCTTCGGTGAAGAAGGCGAGGGCTTTGCACGGATTTCACTGGGTCAGAGCGAGGAAGATATCAAGACAGCGTTTGAGCGGATCAACAATTACTCCAAAGTTTACAAGGCTCCCAAAAAGATCAAGCCCCGGAGGAAAAGTGGCTGACATGATCCGGTTGACAAATATGGTATTCTACGCTTATCATGGAACCTCCCCTGAAGAACGCAAAACCGGCCATCGTTTCGAAGTCGATATAGAAGTTCACAACGATCTCTCCCGTGCGGGTGAATCAGATCGTCTTGAAGACACTATTAACTATACCCGGCTTTATAACCTGACTCAGGATATCTTCACCTCGCGCACCTACAATTTGCTCGAACGGGTGGCGTATCTTCTGGCGGATAGAATCTGTGAGGAATTCAGGCCCAGAAATGTCGTCGTGCGGGTGCGCAAGATGATCCCGCCTATCCCGGGAAATCTTGATCATATCGAAGTTGTGGTGGAAAAAGGAGCTTAAAGGATTGACAGGCGGTGAGTTTCGTATTTAATTTCAGCTTATGCCCGAACATTTGTTTTATTTGAGCCTCGGTTCCAATCTGGGCCACAGGTGTAAATTTTTAGAAGAGGCGATAAATCTTATAAAAGAATCCGGTCAAATCAGGATCAAGGCTGTTTCTCCGGTCTATGAGACCGAACCGGTCGGCTTTACTGACCAGGACAGTTTTCTAAATCTGGCAGTAGCGGGTGAAAGCTGTCTTGAGCCGGATGAGCTCTTGAATGTCCTGATGGAGGTTGAATCCGCTGTCGGAAAGAAGGCAGAGTTCAAAAACGGGCCTCGCGAGATAGATATAGATATTTTGCTTTATGATGACATGATCGTTGAATCGGACAAACTACTGATACCTCATCCACGCCTGCGTAGCCGTGAATTCGCGTTGCGACCGCTTTTAAGTCTCGATCAGGGTTTGAATGATCCAAAGACGAACGTACCTTACGCCGAATACCTGGCGGAGGTTCAAGGCTCTGCCGGCGTATCCATAAGGGATGACATAGATTTCAGGCACCTCGTTAGCAAATGAAAGATCTTAACTACATAGCTATAGACGGCCCGATCGGGGTTGGAAAAACCAGCCTGACCAAGCTTCTGGCGAACCGACTCGGTGCTCATCTTATTCTGGAGGAAGCTACCGAAAATCCGTTCCTGGCTGATTTTTACAACAACCGCAAGAAGTATGCATTCCAGACTCAGATATTCTTTCTTTTGGAGCGTTATCAGCAACTCTCCAAACTGGAAAGCCATGATCTCTTTCGGCAGAAGATTGTGGCCGACTATACTTTCGAGAAGGATTGTCTGTTTGCCAAGGTCAACCTCTCGGACCGTGAATTGATCCTGTACAACAAGATCGCGGAATCCATAGCGACTGAAATCCCCCGTCCCGACCTGGTAATATTTCTTCAGGCGGCCACCGAGACACTTGTCAAGAGAATCAAGGGGCGCGGGGTGCCGTTTGAAAGAAATATAGACTATAATTATCTCGATGAACTCAACGAGGCTTATAATACATTCTTTTTTGAGTACGATGAAACACCGCTTCTGGTTGTTAAGACCGATGAGTTTGATTTCGTCAATCAGCCTGAGAATTTTGAGGAACTTTTGGAACAGATCAAAAAGCCATTGTCCGGCACTCATTATTATATACCGCCCGATTCCCTTGAACTTTGATTCGATATCGAAAGGCAGACCGTGAAATCAGATAAAATCAGCGCACCGTCATTATTGAAGAAAAAGCAGTCCGGCGAGAAAATAGTCTTTTTGACAGCTTATGATTACTATACAGCGCGCCATCTGGACAAGGCCGGAGTCGATGGTCTTTTGGTGGGCGATTCGCTCAACATGGTGGTCTACGGCCATGACAACACGCTCAACCTGCCGTTGTCGCAGATGCTCTATCATTGCGAGGCTGTCAGTCGCGGAGCACCGCGTCCGCTGGTAGTTGGTGATATGCCGTTTATGAGTTACCAGGTTGCGGTCGAACAGGCGGTTGAAAATGCCGGACGCTTCATGACGGAAGGGCGTGTGCAGGCTGTCAAGCTCGAGGGCGGTCTGGAACGTGCTGAAACCGTACGGAGAATAGTAGAAGCCGGCATACCGGTCATGGGGCATATCGGCCTGACTCCACAGTCGATTTTCAAGTTCGGCGGTTACAGGGTGCGCGGACGCCAGAAAAGAGAACAGAATTATCTGCTGGAATCAGCCCAGGCATTGCAGGAAGCGGGTTGTTTTGCAATCGTACTGGAGGCGATCAAGTCGGATATCGCGGCCCGAATTACGGAGAAACTTCAGATTCCTTCAATCGGAATCGGTGCCGGGGCAAATGTCGACGGGCAGATCATGGTAGTTAATGATATTCTGGGTATGGATGAGGAATTTTCCGCCAAGTTTGTTCGTAGATATTTCGATCTCGGTCTCAAGATCCGGGAAGTCATCGCACGCTTTGTCGAGGATGTCAAAACCGGCGACTACCCGACCGAGGATGAGAGTTACAAATAGCCATTACCCTCATATGAAAACCATTAAATCACCGAAATCTATGCAACTTTTGTCCCGCAGAACGGGTCAAACCGGTAAGTCTATCGGGCTGGTGCCGACCATGGGCGCGCTTCACAAAGGACACCTGGCCCTGGTTGAGAGGGCTTTAAAGCTGACGGACTTCGTGGTTGTGTCGATATTCGTCAACCCGACCCAGTTCGGGGCTGGTGAGGATTTCAGCCGTTATCCGCGAACTTTTTCGGCAGATAGGAAATTGCTTGCGGAACTGGGAGTCGATTCTGTATTCTCGCCTTCGGCAGATCAGCTCTATCCTGCGGATTTCGAGACTTATGTTGCGGTCGAGAAGATGTCGCAGGTATTGGAAGGAGAGTTTCGGCCGACCCATTTTCGGGGAGTGACCACGGTTGTGGCAAAGTTGTTCAATATCGTCAGGCCCGATGTTGCTGTCTTCGGGCGCAAAGATTTTCAGCAGGCGGTGGTTATAAAAAAGATGGCCCGTGACCTGAATTTCGATGTGAAAATCGTTACAGTGCCGACAGTCCGGGAGAAATCGGGGCTGGCTAAATCATCGCGCAACAAGTACTTCTCGCCGGAACAGCTCAGGCGTGCGGTTGTTCTATATGATAGCCTGAAAATGGCGGAAAAAATGATAAAAGCGGGACACAGACAGGCCTCGAAAATAAAATCGGCCATGAAACGCCGGATAAACCAGACTCCCGGAACCAGGATCGATTATATCGCTATAACTGATGAGGAATTGAATGAATTGAAGAGGCTGTCGGGAAAAATCACAATCTCTCTGGCGGTATGGCTTGACGAGGTTCGACTGATTGATAATATTAGCCTCAATCTGGGAAAATGATATGTTGATAAAGATGCTCAAATCGAAAATCCATCGCGCCACGGTTACGCAGACCGATCTGGAATATGAGGGTTCATTGACTCTCGATCGCGATCTGATCGAAGCTGGTGGTTTTTTGCCGCATGAAAAGGTGCATGTTTTCAATATCGATAATGGT from Candidatus Zixiibacteriota bacterium encodes:
- a CDS encoding AAA family ATPase, translated to MKDLNYIAIDGPIGVGKTSLTKLLANRLGAHLILEEATENPFLADFYNNRKKYAFQTQIFFLLERYQQLSKLESHDLFRQKIVADYTFEKDCLFAKVNLSDRELILYNKIAESIATEIPRPDLVIFLQAATETLVKRIKGRGVPFERNIDYNYLDELNEAYNTFFFEYDETPLLVVKTDEFDFVNQPENFEELLEQIKKPLSGTHYYIPPDSLEL
- the panB gene encoding 3-methyl-2-oxobutanoate hydroxymethyltransferase; amino-acid sequence: MKSDKISAPSLLKKKQSGEKIVFLTAYDYYTARHLDKAGVDGLLVGDSLNMVVYGHDNTLNLPLSQMLYHCEAVSRGAPRPLVVGDMPFMSYQVAVEQAVENAGRFMTEGRVQAVKLEGGLERAETVRRIVEAGIPVMGHIGLTPQSIFKFGGYRVRGRQKREQNYLLESAQALQEAGCFAIVLEAIKSDIAARITEKLQIPSIGIGAGANVDGQIMVVNDILGMDEEFSAKFVRRYFDLGLKIREVIARFVEDVKTGDYPTEDESYK
- the folB gene encoding dihydroneopterin aldolase, which translates into the protein MADMIRLTNMVFYAYHGTSPEERKTGHRFEVDIEVHNDLSRAGESDRLEDTINYTRLYNLTQDIFTSRTYNLLERVAYLLADRICEEFRPRNVVVRVRKMIPPIPGNLDHIEVVVEKGA
- a CDS encoding pantoate--beta-alanine ligase; translated protein: MKTIKSPKSMQLLSRRTGQTGKSIGLVPTMGALHKGHLALVERALKLTDFVVVSIFVNPTQFGAGEDFSRYPRTFSADRKLLAELGVDSVFSPSADQLYPADFETYVAVEKMSQVLEGEFRPTHFRGVTTVVAKLFNIVRPDVAVFGRKDFQQAVVIKKMARDLNFDVKIVTVPTVREKSGLAKSSRNKYFSPEQLRRAVVLYDSLKMAEKMIKAGHRQASKIKSAMKRRINQTPGTRIDYIAITDEELNELKRLSGKITISLAVWLDEVRLIDNISLNLGK
- a CDS encoding aminotransferase class I/II-fold pyridoxal phosphate-dependent enzyme, producing the protein MAGRKIIVEPSDTVFQLPEPLGGQFDGLKRKVRRRNIDIIDLGKIDIRFPESLKGLIKVDNSRVWGNKLELNRYEQELKNLISEWLKEDYQVSFDPEREMLLTTGNTPGLFTAFMSLLGRGDKIMIPEPAFSLYRSCARTSGAEAETYSVSEITNFLPNLEKIKTAFSPKNRVRALLINYPHNPTARGVDLKFYNRLSEFALKNNLIIFADSVYLVHGSAGFSHPMYLQSTNGLATGLEFITFSFIFNLPDFKIGVALGHRDFISPLARFRSSFNLVPSMFDMEIAMRLLKERGQVFQTFADLYSNRRELVYAELDRLGWEYLPSGYAPFVWIKLPHRRRVSMTFCRMLLKRTGVVLLPGTFFGEEGEGFARISLGQSEEDIKTAFERINNYSKVYKAPKKIKPRRKSG
- the folK gene encoding 2-amino-4-hydroxy-6-hydroxymethyldihydropteridine diphosphokinase — encoded protein: MPEHLFYLSLGSNLGHRCKFLEEAINLIKESGQIRIKAVSPVYETEPVGFTDQDSFLNLAVAGESCLEPDELLNVLMEVESAVGKKAEFKNGPREIDIDILLYDDMIVESDKLLIPHPRLRSREFALRPLLSLDQGLNDPKTNVPYAEYLAEVQGSAGVSIRDDIDFRHLVSK